The Lycium barbarum isolate Lr01 chromosome 4, ASM1917538v2, whole genome shotgun sequence nucleotide sequence TATTTAATATTTAAAACTATTTTCTCTCTATTCTCTCACAATCTCCTcccattttcctccattttctctCTCCTCCATCACCTCTCTCTCCAAGCCATCTTCTtttttgctccaacaaccacCACCACCGGCGGTACTCCGATAGCACTCACACGCCTCCTCCACTGTCGCTTCTTCTCTCTCCACCGCCACCTGCCACCATGGAGATCTCCAGCGAGTTCCGCCACCGTCGTTGTTCTCTCTCTATCTTTAAATCTCTTTGtttttctagagagagaaaggtcCAAAGTTACACTAATGGCTTCAAAGCTTCAAAGTCCGCCGGAGCTATGCTCAGATCTGGCGTCGTTCATCGCTGCCGCCGCCGTCGCCACCTCCTCATCATCAACAACAGATCTGAGCTTTATTGTTTTCATAGAGAGAGaaagcttttttttttgtatctacgTCGTTGCTGCCTCCGGTCGTTTTCCGGTGGCGGCTCAGATCTGAGctttctatttttttaatttcaaattgGAGTATGTGTATACAGTGTTTTATCGGATGTATTTCGAAGGAGATCTTTTTGTATACAAAATGAATACAGTAaatttgaagtgtatacaaatgaatacagtgaattttatttcttgtattcagtatttgagtgtattcgttaatttttttGGGAAAATTCAACTCAGTTGTGCAAGCTGAATACAATTTTTTTGTATTTATATTGTTTGAATACCACTGATTTTCAAAtacaataaagtgaatacaatgtaaaagtagctaTAAATGAATACAACTGAGTTGAATACAATTGACGTGACTACAACTGAGTTGAATACATAtgactaatttttgaaaaaaaattattcgctgtattcatgaatacagctaagCTGTGTTTTATAAATACAGCGAGTCATTTTTTGAATACAGCGGGAAAACAGTAGCTATGtcatgtaaatattgaaactatAGCTATGGCAAAATTTAAACCCCGAAGTGTAatcatttttgtaaaattcccataaATCAATTGGTTCGGGCCTTTTTCTTTTGGTTATAGGCTGATGAGCAACCATGTGTAAAGTGGGTCTCCGAATTACAAAAATTGTCTTTTTCTGATTTTCATCTTATAAGTACATTCTTGTACTGTATGTACTGCAAATAAACTGCCAAAGTGCCAATCATGTACTGCTCAGCCTTCATGCTGGTATACATTAATCAATCAGAAACCAAAACAAATTAAGCTCACAATGTTTTTTTATTAGCCTTCTTATATATGAAATCTTATATATAAAACAGTAATTAGTTAGAAACCAAAACAAATTAAGCTCACAATGTTTTTTTATTAGCCTTCTTATATATGAAATCTTATATATAAAACAGTAATTAGTTAGTACAGGCAGTGGTGTAGCCAAAAAGTTAATACGAAGGATTCACAAAAAATAATGAAATACTATGACCTATAACAATTTTCCTAATCTCCTTTACTATTacgccaaattttttttttctttatgttAAGAGAATACAACTATTTAtccataataaaaaataaaaataacattAATGAAGGAGTCCAATTCAACCCTTTACCTATACCCAACTATTCCCTGACTACATGGACAATAAACTTTGTTACTAGTATGTTCACATAGTGAAGCACCCTTTACTATTTTTTGTCACCAACTTTACTTCTGGTGCAGATTGAGTAGTATTATAATCAACAGTTTCCCATCTCCGACGTGTCACCGGCCTTGGCAAGTTCTCCGGCACGATGGTTTCTAATGAGTTTCCATTCCATGGAGGACACGATCTTTTCTCGCTCCATTTTTGTATTGATTTTCCTGCAACATGTAATTGCATGTCTCCAGCGATAGCACTAATCTCTTCATTACCAAATATTAAGCTGTCAGATTCTAATCCAATTACGACACATGCCATCCCTAATACACATTGGCTTTTCcatgatttttcttttctttgcctGCAGGAAAAATGGACAAATGATAGTTTAAATAAATAGCAAGGGAAAAGGGTATAGATTATTACTAATatgaaattgaaaaataaaatatagaTGTGAAGAATTAAGGGAGTTTGTGTCAGATTGTAAGAAGATCTTTTTGGGATGAAGGCATATGAATGAAAAGTTAGATGTTGACCGTGTGACCTGTTGGTCAAATGGGACAATAATGATTCCTTTTTGTATATATAACTTTATAGCACTAAAAGTAACATATTAAAGTACAAAAATCAATGCAATCGGTACAATTAGTAAGTATATATTCCTTCAATCTCATTTATATGATTGTGATTGAGTAGATATGAAGAAAAGTAAATAAAAAAACTAATTGCATTCTATGACCAAAAAGAAAGTCATTAGATGCGTATAAAATAAGAAGTTTAAAGTTGAAGAATTTCTAAATTTTAAAAAGGTACCTATCATTTTTTTAAACGTATTAAAAAGAAAAGACTAACGTATAAAATGAAATAGAAAATGTGTTATTTGTCATAGAGGCAATTTCCTTTTgacaaaattccaaatttgcaaaGCAAGATATGATTGTGTAAAAATAGACTCACCAAGAAACTTGAGTAGCCTTTGAAGGTGGAGGAATTGAGTTATTAGAAGTAGGAGGAGATTGAGGGGAGAGATTAAGGCACAACTTTGTCGAAACAGCCATCTTTGATACTTTCGTTTTCTCTTTACAAATGAAGAAGAGAAAGCAAAGAGTAGTACTAATACTTCACGGTACTATAGTTTTCTTTTCCCTTTAGCTTTGGTAATAGTAGTACTTGCTTCGTTAGATATTTATAATTTGTACTTTCTTTTTTGTTGAATGAGGTTTGATGGAGTTGTTGGTCAGTTTACGGTACCTGAAAGCTACTCACAAGTCACAAGTGGCCTAATTTCCTTTCTTGTGGACAAGTCGGCAGGACCCTTAATTGGCTAATTCTATCAATCAATTATACTCTTTCTAGGAAGATTCTATATTTTTTGTTATTCCCGTAAACCTCCCCTGAGGTTAgtctaattaaacaaattctatttgaagtttcaaaacttatAATTAAACACACACACTCTTACTCTCTCAATACCAAGTGATAGAACAAGTTCGCCCACGGGGCGTAATTGAGGGCCGAGTAGCTAATTTGGTGAGCTCCCGGGCCTTCTACAATTAAGGTGAAGAGCTCAGACTTCATCAGTAGCATAGCACTTAAACCCCCCGATGTAatttaaaaatgaagaaaagaaaaagttcaTCCATGAGATTCGGCTTGATCTCTCGAGAAGAATAACATTTAATTAGAAGGTTTATCAACACGAAGGTTCTTAGAATGTTTTTCCTTTTGAATATTTATTAACTAATGTCAAAAGAAAATTAGTGAAAGTAAAGAAAAAATTATAATGCATAAAAGACATCATTTCATAACAGTCATGATTAATTCATAACAGTCATGATTAAATTGTATAACTTCAAAccatgaaaaaaaaagtagaacaaAGAATGACAAATATTAGAGAGATGAGAAAGGAAAGGGAAAAAAGG carries:
- the LOC132635717 gene encoding protein CHLOROPLAST VESICULATION, coding for MAVSTKLCLNLSPQSPPTSNNSIPPPSKATQVSWQRKEKSWKSQCVLGMACVVIGLESDSLIFGNEEISAIAGDMQLHVAGKSIQKWSEKRSCPPWNGNSLETIVPENLPRPVTRRRWETVDYNTTQSAPEVKLVTKNSKGCFTM